The segment ATCTCCATGAGAGGAGCAGAAGCCGGATAAGCGTCGGGACCATTCACGTCCGTTATATTCATAATTAACAGAGTCTTGTTTCCTAAGCTCTCGGCGTTGACGTAAGTGATTTCTAACTTCGGGAGCTTCGAGTAGTTAACTAAAGGTCCTACAACGTTACCATAAGCCCATTGTCCAGTTCCTAAAATCCACGCTACAATGAATACTCCAGCCAATATAGCTAAAACAACCGTCTTATCCATTTTCATCACCAGAGTTTAATCATATTTAATATTGGAACTTTTTTGGAGATAGGTCTATCTCCTAGCCTCTCGTAGAGGAACTTGTCCAATCCCATAACCCTTCCGCTAGCAGTGAGCATTAGAACTATCGAACCTGCGGTCAATAGAGCTCCTATCTGCCACTCGTCTTCGCATGTAGATCCTAACCAGTAAGCTGGGGCAAAACCTACGGACATGAACAGAGAGGCTAAAGCTGCTAACCTGGTTAGTAAACCTAGAACGAGGAGTAAGCCAGCTATTATCTCAATGTAACTAAATGCTGTAAGGAAAGAAACGTCTAGCGATCTGTTCTCAAGCGTCATAAGCAAAAGGGACTTGAACGGTCCCGAATGAGGCAGAAAATTGACGAGTTTACCTCCAACGAAAGATGATGAGTTAGGATCTAACTTAGCGGGCTTTAAAACGGCCTTTCTCAATCCTCCGTCCAAGAACATCCAACCTACTGCAAATCTAATTGGAAACAGATACTCCATCCTTGTTGAGTTTCCCGAATTTAATTGCTTCTCTGCCAAAATTATCACCGTGTAAACTTACTAAAAACCTTATTTAAAGTTTTAGTTAATAAAGTATAAATAATTTTTACTTGAATATCTTAGTATTAGATATCTGAACATTAAAGCCAATATTTATATAAATAGTCTCTATAAATATTATTTCGCTTAATAAGTATA is part of the Metallosphaera cuprina Ar-4 genome and harbors:
- the doxD gene encoding thiosulfate:quinone oxidoreductase large subunit; translated protein: MAEKQLNSGNSTRMEYLFPIRFAVGWMFLDGGLRKAVLKPAKLDPNSSSFVGGKLVNFLPHSGPFKSLLLMTLENRSLDVSFLTAFSYIEIIAGLLLVLGLLTRLAALASLFMSVGFAPAYWLGSTCEDEWQIGALLTAGSIVLMLTASGRVMGLDKFLYERLGDRPISKKVPILNMIKLW